Genomic DNA from Anthonomus grandis grandis chromosome 5, icAntGran1.3, whole genome shotgun sequence:
tttgatttcgaaaaaaatcaatttttggtgaaaaaattcgatacgggggggtatacccgaaaaatgaaaaatcccaaactttgaaggttgatatctcggcttctatgggagctatcgggaaaattccaacggttttttcttagtttcgccattttgaatccaacgagactatccgcaaggtcgtagctttaacgatagccgagatatggcatttttgatgcccatttttggcctcaaaaacggacgtcgaaaacgactatttcaggattttcaaagtgctctcattctcttagttctgctcggatcctgttataacccggtgttttcgtaatctaggtgacccaaataagacgctggtatacttagtttgatttcgaaaaaaatcaatttttggtgaaaaaattcgatacgggggggtatacccgaaaaatgaaaaatcccaaactttgaaggtcgatatctcggcttctatgggaactatcgggaaaattccaacggttttgtcttagtttcgccattttgaatccaacgagaccatccgcaaggtcgtagctttaacgatagccgagatatggcatttttgatgcccatttttggcctcaaaaacggacgtcgaaaacgactatttcaggattttcaaagtgctctcattctcttagttctgctcggatcctgttataacccggtgttttcgtaatctaggtgacccaaataagacgctggtatacttagtttgatttcgaaaaaaatcaatttttggtgaaaaaattcgatacgggggggtatacccgaaaaatgaaaaatcccaaactttgaaggttgatatctcggcttctatgggagctatcgggaaaattccaacggttttttcttagtttcgccattttgaatccaacgagaccatccgcaaggtcgtagctttaacgatagccgagatatggcatttttgatgccacTGGACACAATGGACAAGGACACTTATATCTGACTTTTGGTACTTCACCTGAAATtatggaattattaaaatactcatTGCCATTacaattttatctaattttcgTGGGACTCTAAAGGGCCTTtaagttttgtatttaaaatagaGGAAAACTATACCCATCTTTGTCTTACACATTTTATTTGTATAAGTCTGTCTTTTTCAATCACATTTTTTTGTTGTGAGAAAATAAACGGAACAGGGGtgcatttaagaaaaataggtTGATGATGTTCTGGCAAAGCCGAAACgtcgaatttttatttaattaaaccaatttggaagaaaaagtgtcatttatttttaaataaacgcgggaaaaaattaattgaaattttatattcCTCATAACATGACGTGTTAAAGAGAGAGAGGGAGACAGACCTTTGTCAGTGTAAGACAAGAAAACTtatgaatttgaaaaatgtcGGATTCTTTTTTTCTCCTGGAGTGGcggaaatattattaaaattactcacCATTGCATTTTTCTTGGGACTCTTCAAgtctctttaaaaattaatatgtttttttaaaagcggCGAAAACATATACCCATCTTTGTCTTTCACATTGCTATAGTCATAAGTCTGTCTTTTTCAAGgacattttttgattaaaaaaaacaggggcgtaataaaaaaaataagtttatgaTATAGCAAAGCCGTAACGTCGGATATTAAACTTACTATAACCACCTTGTTCAGAATTACCAATGacaaagtatataatttttttttttttcaataaacgcgaaaataaaaatccatttttataTTCAGTAACGTGCTCGAGACAGACGGACACTTGTCAATAACAATGTGCAAGACAAAGAGAGTTAGATTTATAATTcctcaaataaataaatcattccTAAATACGCCCCTGTATAGACTTTGCGGAATAGAGATACGAACGCGCTGacttaatacatttaaaaaccCTTATTACTCAACTAAATGTTTTatctttgcaataaaataatcctgagagtaataaaatatttaccatattACATGTAACTTTTTGCTTAGTCAACCCCATATAAACGCGATAACGATAAATGTAAAATCCGCAGTGCGTCCTTGCTAGGACCGTCAGTCACCGCCAATTTCCCTCCCTTTCAATACACGACATACGTATCCACCATCTCCCTatagttaaaaagagaaaaccAGACCAAGTATGTCCTGTCATCGGTCCGAATGGGTGGACCTTGACATCCGGCTGAGTCGCGAATCCGCGATATTCGTTTCTCATTCTCACACACACAGTGCACCGGGTGACGTATCGGGCGTGATCGTAGCGTGTCGATGTCAAACCAATTGAGGttaagtttgttttaatttcaaattaaattaaataaaaaagaaaaattagaaactaTGACGATGCAAATGGAGCTCGGAGGCGGGGGCGACAGCTACCAAAACACAAAAGTAAACGGATCGGTAAAACTACGGGAAAATGGTTTAAAATGGTGCCAGGGGGTGAACAACGGTGAAAAAACTGCCCCCCCAAAGCAATGTAATAGGGCGTTAAAAGAGTCCTTCGAGCCGCCCCCCTTTATAACCGCCATGCTGACCCAAATCAGTTTCTCCCTCATCATGTTGCTCAGCTTCATCAGCCAGTTCTGCACAAGGTTCTTCTATCCACCGAAAGCTATCGAAGAAAGGGGACGTAGCAGTTACCCCCCATTATTCGACAGATTTTCAATGTTTTACTCGCGATACGTGTACAGGAGAATCCGGGACTGCTGGAACTACCCCATATGCAGCGTACCGGGCAGCGAAGTGACTTTAAAAGATCGCGTAACGAACGACTGCGGCTGGACCTTCGAGTTCACTGGGTCCCAAACGAAATGCTTAAATTTGGCTTCTTATAACTATTTGGGGTTTGCGGAAAGTAGTGGACCGTGTGCCGAAGCATCTATAGACTGTTTGTATAAGTATGGAATCAGTTCTGGGAGTACCAGGAGGAAATATGGGACAGTGCGGCCCCATGAGGAACTGGAATCACTTATGGCCGAGTTTCTGGGGGTAGATGATGCTATCACTTGTGGCATGGGCTATGCTACAAATGCTTTGAACATGCCAAGTATTATTGAGCCAGGGTGTCTTGTGGTTAGTGATGAAAAAAACCATGCAAGTCTTATATGGGGCATTAAAGTCAATGGGGCCACTTGTAAGGTTTTTAAGCATAATGACATGGTGCATTTAGAGGAAGTTCTTAGGGAGGCCATCTACTATGGTCAGCCAGGTGATACTTACAAGCCTTGGAAGAAAATAGTTATTGTTGTTGAAGGTGTGTACAGCATGGAGGGCAGCATAGTGAAACTGCCAGAAGTGATCGCCTTAAAAAAGAAGTACAAAGCATATTTATACTTGGATGAGGCACACAGTATTGGTGCCATGGGAAAACATGGTAGAGGTGTAATGGACTATTTCCAATGTGACCCAAAAGACATTGATATCCTCATGGGGACTTACACAAAAAGTTTTGGGAGTGCCGGAGGGTATATTGCAGGCTCCAAGGAGCTTATAACATATTTGAGGGAGCATAGTTTGGTTTCTGGGCAAGCTTGGGCAATGTCTCCCCCTTTGGCTGCCCAAATAATTGCTGTCCTGAAGATTCTGATGGAGAAAGATGGGACCAAAGAGGGCCAAAGGCGTATCGAAGCTTTGGCAAGGAACAC
This window encodes:
- the LOC126736651 gene encoding serine palmitoyltransferase 2, encoding MTMQMELGGGGDSYQNTKVNGSVKLRENGLKWCQGVNNGEKTAPPKQCNRALKESFEPPPFITAMLTQISFSLIMLLSFISQFCTRFFYPPKAIEERGRSSYPPLFDRFSMFYSRYVYRRIRDCWNYPICSVPGSEVTLKDRVTNDCGWTFEFTGSQTKCLNLASYNYLGFAESSGPCAEASIDCLYKYGISSGSTRRKYGTVRPHEELESLMAEFLGVDDAITCGMGYATNALNMPSIIEPGCLVVSDEKNHASLIWGIKVNGATCKVFKHNDMVHLEEVLREAIYYGQPGDTYKPWKKIVIVVEGVYSMEGSIVKLPEVIALKKKYKAYLYLDEAHSIGAMGKHGRGVMDYFQCDPKDIDILMGTYTKSFGSAGGYIAGSKELITYLREHSLVSGQAWAMSPPLAAQIIAVLKILMEKDGTKEGQRRIEALARNTRYFRTRLNQIGVIIHGNEDSPVVPILVYLYSKIAGMVRTLIKEKIATVGVGYPATPLYEGRIRICLSAGHTKEQLDYALEVIEKVADEIGLKYSRKPKDMVPIDYDKIKVYQD